CGGAGAGATGGCCGAGCTGGCTGAAGGCGCTCGCCTGCTAAGCGAGTGTGTGCCGAAAGGTGCACCGAGGGTTCGAATCCCTCTCTCTCCGCCATTTAATAATCTCAGCATACTTGCCGATAGCCTTTTCACCGCACCCAACGTGGTTTCAAGGTCTTGCCTTGCAGGGAAAAGACACATTGAGCCGGGGCGTAACGGCCCCGGCTCAAGTATTTTCCCCTCTAATCTTTGTACCAGGGATCGTAATTGAACCTTAGTGTAGGTGAAAGCTTGACTCCATGCACATTCTTTTGGGTGAACACATAAAGGTTCCCCTGGATGATTGGGCATGTTGGGACATCCACGGTCCACATTTCTTGAATTTTCTTGTAGATCTCGGTCCTTTTCTTCTTGTCTGGCACGGTCTGGCCTTCGGTAAGGATCTTGTCCCACTTGGGATCGGAAAAATAGATCCCCATCCCGGCGGAACCGGCGGTTCCGGCGAATGCTGCCGTGTAGTTATCCGGGTCGATATAGTCCGGATACCATCCCAGCAGATAGGACTGCATCTGCTTGTTGTGCCACTGATCCCTGTAAGTTGCCCATTCCGCGGACTTCACGTTAACCTTCATCACGCCGGTGGCCTCAAATTGCTTCTGAAGGACCGCAGCCAGGTCCACCTCGGTATCCCCATAATGACTCGGGGTGTACCACAGGTCGAAGGTGAACTTGTTCTTCTCGTTGTAGCCCTTGGAAGCGAGCAGT
This genomic stretch from Deltaproteobacteria bacterium harbors:
- a CDS encoding peptide ABC transporter substrate-binding protein; this translates as LLASKGYNEKNKFTFDLWYTPSHYGDTEVDLAAVLQKQFEATGVMKVNVKSAEWATYRDQWHNKQMQSYLLGWYPDYIDPDNYTAAFAGTAGSAGMGIYFSDPKWDKILTEGQTVPDKKKRTEIYKKIQEMWTVDVPTCPIIQGNLYVFTQKNVHGVKLSPTLRFNYDPWYKD